A part of Eubacterium sp. AB3007 genomic DNA contains:
- a CDS encoding sugar phosphate nucleotidyltransferase, translating into MKSIEAYIISEDRTIIEAMDVINNNARGVVYVCSGLRLRGVLTDGIIRRHIMHGGQLEALVGQVMNAEPRYLWHSDSADPYEYMEEIGITSVPILNENKEILSIKFLHASSIHATHDLNVPVVIMAGGKGTRLLPLTQVLPKPLVTVDDRTITEIIMDQFSQFGCRQFDMIVNYKKALIKAFFADFDKDYDITFTDEQEFLGTGGGIKLLEGKYDDSFFLTNCDILIEEDYGDILRKHRKDQDIITIVCAVKTFTVPYGTVEVDDRGCVRAFVEKPSQTHMVNTGLYVINPRFLDYIPANKFIHITSVIERCIESGEKVGIYPVQAGNWWDMGQMKELEKMRNGFQRKKEI; encoded by the coding sequence ATGAAGAGTATTGAGGCATATATCATTTCAGAGGACAGGACCATCATCGAGGCGATGGATGTGATCAACAACAACGCGCGAGGGGTCGTCTATGTTTGCAGCGGCCTCAGACTCCGTGGTGTGCTGACAGACGGTATCATAAGAAGGCACATAATGCATGGAGGACAGCTGGAGGCGCTAGTTGGGCAGGTGATGAACGCCGAGCCAAGATACCTCTGGCACAGCGACTCTGCTGATCCATACGAATACATGGAAGAGATAGGGATCACATCGGTCCCTATCCTGAACGAAAACAAGGAGATCCTTTCCATCAAGTTTCTCCATGCCTCTTCCATCCATGCGACGCACGATCTGAACGTGCCTGTGGTGATCATGGCCGGAGGAAAAGGTACTCGCCTGCTTCCTTTGACCCAGGTGCTTCCTAAACCGCTTGTGACTGTTGACGACAGGACCATCACAGAGATCATCATGGACCAGTTCAGCCAGTTCGGCTGCAGACAGTTTGACATGATCGTCAACTACAAGAAGGCGCTGATCAAGGCGTTTTTTGCGGATTTTGACAAAGATTACGACATTACGTTTACCGATGAGCAGGAATTTCTGGGAACAGGCGGTGGAATCAAGCTGCTGGAAGGGAAGTATGATGACTCTTTCTTCCTGACCAACTGCGATATCCTCATCGAGGAGGATTACGGGGATATCCTCAGAAAACATAGAAAGGATCAGGATATCATCACCATTGTGTGCGCGGTGAAGACGTTTACGGTTCCCTACGGAACGGTGGAAGTCGATGACCGTGGATGTGTCCGGGCGTTCGTGGAAAAGCCGAGCCAGACACACATGGTCAATACCGGACTGTATGTGATCAATCCAAGATTTCTGGATTACATTCCTGCGAACAAGTTTATCCACATCACCTCTGTCATCGAGAGATGTATCGAAAGCGGTGAGAAGGTCGGGATCTATCCGGTGCAGGCAGGAAACTGGTGGGACATGGGCCAGATGAAGGAACTGGAGAAGATGCGGAATGGATTTCAGCGCAAGAAAGAGATCTAG
- a CDS encoding LegC family aminotransferase, producing MSEKFIPLSVPNLSGNEKKYVDEAVETEWVSTGGACINDFEKAIAEYVHTPGAVACQSGTAGLHLAMILNGIGREDEVIAPALTFIAAINPIMYEGAHPVFMDCDDSLCMDMNKVEEFCETCCEFRDSKLINKETGRQIKALLVVHVFGNMVDMERAMDLAEKYDLKVIEDATEALGTYATEGRYKGKHAGTIGDIGVYSFNGNKIITTGGGGMIVSNDEDLLARAKYLSTQAKDDMLYFQHNNIGYNYRMTNLQAALGLGQLEQLEHFVDVKTENYRHYMEQGIELLPFKEGIRPNYWFYSYLTDRRDDLIKYLQENGIQSRPVWMLICDLPPYKDEFRYKIEKAVEYHAHIVNIPCSTNLTTEDVERVAERLKAFPEA from the coding sequence ATGAGTGAAAAGTTTATTCCGTTGTCTGTTCCCAATCTGAGTGGGAATGAGAAGAAATACGTCGATGAGGCGGTCGAGACCGAGTGGGTGTCCACAGGGGGAGCCTGCATCAACGATTTTGAAAAGGCAATTGCTGAGTATGTGCATACGCCGGGAGCTGTCGCCTGCCAGAGCGGAACCGCCGGGCTCCATCTGGCCATGATCCTGAATGGGATCGGAAGAGAGGACGAGGTCATCGCGCCGGCCCTGACGTTTATTGCGGCGATCAATCCGATCATGTATGAGGGGGCGCATCCTGTCTTCATGGACTGCGATGACTCTCTTTGCATGGATATGAACAAGGTAGAGGAGTTCTGCGAAACCTGCTGTGAGTTCCGGGATTCGAAACTGATCAACAAAGAGACCGGGAGACAGATCAAGGCCCTTCTGGTCGTCCATGTGTTTGGGAATATGGTCGATATGGAACGCGCTATGGATCTGGCAGAAAAATACGATCTGAAGGTGATCGAGGATGCGACAGAAGCACTGGGCACCTATGCGACAGAAGGAAGATACAAGGGCAAGCATGCAGGGACGATCGGCGATATAGGCGTCTATTCCTTCAACGGGAACAAAATCATCACCACCGGCGGTGGGGGTATGATCGTCTCCAATGACGAGGATCTGCTGGCAAGGGCAAAATACCTTTCCACACAGGCCAAGGATGACATGCTCTACTTCCAGCACAACAACATCGGCTACAACTACAGAATGACGAACCTGCAGGCGGCGCTGGGACTGGGGCAGCTGGAGCAGCTCGAACACTTTGTGGATGTGAAGACGGAAAATTATCGGCACTACATGGAACAGGGGATCGAGCTTCTTCCCTTCAAAGAAGGCATCCGTCCGAATTACTGGTTCTACAGCTATCTTACGGACAGAAGGGATGATCTGATCAAATATCTGCAAGAGAATGGGATCCAGAGCCGCCCGGTCTGGATGCTGATCTGTGATCTGCCCCCATATAAGGACGAATTCAGATATAAGATCGAAAAAGCCGTAGAGTATCACGCGCATATCGTAAACATCCCCTGCAGTACCAATCTGACAACGGAGGATGTGGAGCGCGTGGCAGAGAGGTTGAAGGCGTTTCCAGAGGCATAG
- a CDS encoding NAD-dependent 4,6-dehydratase LegB, protein MKEKVIVTGADGFIGSHLTEELVRQGYDVKAFVYYNSFNNWGWLDTTPKEILDEIEIFTGDIRDPNGVREAMKGRDAVFHLAALIAIPFSYHSPDAYVDTNIKGTLNVLQAARALETSRVLVTSTSEVYGTAQYVPIDEKHPYQGQSPYSATKIGADRLAESFYRSFELPVTIVRPFNTYGPRQSARAVIPTIITQLLAGKTEIHLGALSPTRDFNYVLDTANGFISMFKSDKTIGQEINIATQNEISIGQLAEELIRQINPEAKIVCDEERLRPEKSEVNRLLGCNEKIRELTDWAPKYTFQEGLAETIEFLRNNLDKYKVDIYNV, encoded by the coding sequence ATGAAGGAAAAGGTAATCGTAACAGGTGCGGATGGTTTTATCGGCAGCCACCTGACAGAGGAACTCGTACGCCAGGGCTACGATGTAAAGGCTTTCGTATACTACAATTCGTTTAATAACTGGGGTTGGCTCGATACTACCCCGAAGGAGATCCTGGATGAGATCGAGATCTTTACCGGGGACATCAGAGACCCCAATGGTGTGCGAGAGGCCATGAAGGGCAGAGATGCGGTGTTCCATCTGGCAGCGTTGATCGCCATCCCGTTCAGCTATCATTCTCCGGATGCGTATGTGGATACGAATATCAAGGGGACTTTGAACGTGTTGCAGGCAGCAAGAGCGCTGGAGACGTCGAGAGTGTTGGTGACCTCCACTTCAGAAGTATATGGAACCGCTCAGTATGTTCCAATCGATGAGAAGCACCCCTACCAGGGGCAGTCTCCTTATTCTGCGACTAAGATCGGGGCTGACCGGTTGGCGGAGTCCTTCTACAGATCTTTTGAGTTGCCGGTCACGATCGTGAGACCGTTCAACACCTATGGACCGAGACAGTCCGCGAGAGCGGTCATTCCAACGATCATTACACAGCTTCTGGCCGGGAAGACAGAGATCCATCTGGGAGCATTGTCACCGACCAGAGACTTCAATTATGTACTGGACACCGCAAATGGCTTCATTTCCATGTTCAAGTCGGACAAGACGATCGGTCAGGAAATCAATATTGCGACACAGAACGAGATCTCCATCGGGCAGCTTGCGGAGGAACTGATCAGACAGATTAATCCGGAAGCGAAGATCGTATGCGATGAGGAAAGACTGCGTCCGGAGAAGAGCGAGGTCAATAGATTGCTTGGTTGCAACGAAAAAATCAGGGAACTCACCGACTGGGCACCGAAATACACCTTCCAGGAGGGACTGGCAGAGACCATTGAGTTCCTGAGAAACAACTTAGATAAATATAAGGTAGATATATATAACGTATAG
- a CDS encoding helix-turn-helix domain-containing protein: MTGSRLKALRKKCGYTQVKVQMLTGIDQSDYSKIERGFRLPTIEQAKRLSRVFETSIDYIYGETDVQEPYPRKKDNKSD; this comes from the coding sequence ATGACAGGGAGCAGATTGAAAGCTCTTCGTAAAAAATGTGGCTATACACAGGTAAAAGTGCAAATGCTGACCGGAATAGATCAGTCTGACTATTCCAAGATCGAGCGGGGGTTTCGGTTACCCACTATCGAACAGGCAAAGCGTCTGTCCAGAGTGTTTGAGACAAGCATTGACTATATCTATGGCGAAACGGACGTCCAAGAACCTTATCCAAGAAAAAAGGATAACAAATCAGACTAG
- a CDS encoding CDP-glycerol glycerophosphotransferase family protein, translating to MLSIVVPVYNVEEYLTDCLDSIDRSIRNIDAEVILVDDGSTDASGEMAQEYADTHPGFRCLHKENGGLSDARNFGAAKSRGKYLAFVDSDDMVAENMYDNMIRTAEYHHAELTSVNVVRCNSRAVWSSSLHRKVFDDIETITTHINENASLIYDTTAWNKLILRTFWEENGFQYPVGWRFEDMPVSLAMHYKAKKTALVQEIGYYWRVRDGESVSITQENGSIVNLEHRLEMLRRMFAYIANEAEGNERLLRIFKYKVLSLDLILYINQVRKISKELGRQYLLEIKVFFDQFFQEEEIDSLPILMRQKYRYFFAGEFEKLNTVCVYGIKALKQAPVLVEDGQYHIRVSDDVFDITDRHLENDLKDMHPRTDVTYMNCGEDKLRLRGYLYFPRISINTARELDLSIFLKEMVTGEEYSLPIGRFDNKALTMERGFVFSSRDDCATEYNYDGTGFGLEVDLKDISPKEGDYLIQLHYTHAVKKGSVFLNERSSANRSYSEGIVLPFGDTQARIRHDAYGYLHIVVTRGNVCPPPVVATHRPHLIAAHTVDSQLHLQLANVPEEDTELVYYDELRGGPQLLAVSQEIETPTQQIQEYIIDFSNKSIANNLYTGEHDLRLKGKFSCWEEAESVLTARTFREDLTVENLKVMLYCDERCILTLRTESLWDEDSNSDDRRRYHRRHTYRTYRELPLDEKTILFEAYWGAKYQCNPRYLYEYIDKHHPEYTCVWSLEDERTPITGNGLRVRKYSKEYYRYLATTKYLVNNVNFENAYVKRKGQIEIQTMHGTPYKSLGFDVTGDFPTEKHKIKYLKRNKRWNYLIVQGKFSEEMAWQWFRFDKTFLRTGYPRTDELFAVSEEKRRFLKEKLGLPQNKDIILYAPTFRQEGVYEMPLDLERMRKELSDRYVLLIRLHHFVAKSYQVPADNSFIFDFGGYNNIEDLFKVTDLLITDYSSIMFDFALTGKPMIFHTYDLDEYVNDLRGSYFDITKEAPGMITKTDEDLLSAIYALESGEIHNESRIERFRNKYLTYENNDSSRKVFQKVFVEGYIEKNVARNLRIKAVVKRILPKKLFDRLRELRNTQKI from the coding sequence ATGCTCAGCATCGTTGTGCCTGTCTATAACGTGGAAGAGTATCTGACAGATTGTCTGGATTCCATCGACCGGAGCATCCGCAATATAGATGCCGAGGTCATCCTGGTGGATGACGGGTCGACAGATGCCAGTGGAGAGATGGCGCAAGAGTATGCCGATACACATCCGGGGTTTCGGTGTCTTCATAAGGAGAATGGAGGGTTATCTGATGCGAGGAATTTCGGCGCTGCGAAATCCAGAGGGAAATATCTGGCCTTTGTAGATTCGGATGATATGGTTGCCGAGAACATGTACGATAACATGATTCGGACCGCAGAGTATCATCATGCAGAACTGACATCGGTCAATGTGGTAAGGTGTAATTCCAGAGCGGTTTGGTCTTCCAGTCTTCACAGGAAGGTGTTCGATGATATTGAAACGATAACCACGCATATCAACGAAAACGCGTCTCTTATTTACGACACAACAGCGTGGAACAAGCTGATTCTCCGAACCTTCTGGGAGGAGAATGGTTTTCAATATCCGGTCGGTTGGCGCTTTGAAGACATGCCGGTGTCCCTCGCTATGCATTACAAAGCAAAGAAAACCGCCTTGGTGCAAGAGATCGGGTACTATTGGCGGGTGCGAGATGGCGAGTCTGTATCCATCACGCAGGAAAACGGGAGCATCGTAAATCTGGAACACAGGTTGGAGATGCTCCGAAGGATGTTCGCATATATCGCAAACGAGGCAGAGGGCAATGAGCGTTTGTTGCGTATTTTCAAATACAAAGTCCTGTCCCTGGATCTCATTTTATATATCAATCAGGTGAGGAAAATCTCAAAAGAACTGGGAAGGCAGTATCTTCTGGAAATCAAAGTTTTCTTCGACCAGTTCTTTCAGGAGGAGGAAATAGATTCACTCCCTATTCTTATGAGGCAGAAATACAGGTATTTCTTTGCTGGCGAGTTTGAGAAACTGAACACAGTCTGTGTTTATGGTATTAAGGCACTGAAGCAAGCTCCGGTTCTTGTCGAAGACGGCCAGTATCACATCCGGGTCTCTGATGATGTTTTCGACATTACCGACAGACACCTGGAAAACGACCTCAAAGACATGCATCCCAGAACAGATGTGACATATATGAATTGTGGCGAGGATAAACTACGCTTAAGAGGCTATCTTTACTTTCCACGTATCAGTATCAACACCGCGAGGGAACTCGATTTGTCGATTTTCCTGAAGGAGATGGTCACTGGAGAGGAATATTCATTGCCGATAGGACGTTTTGATAACAAAGCGCTCACTATGGAACGAGGCTTTGTCTTCAGCTCCCGGGACGATTGCGCCACTGAGTACAATTACGATGGCACAGGTTTTGGACTCGAGGTTGACTTGAAAGATATATCACCGAAGGAAGGGGATTATCTAATCCAACTTCATTATACCCATGCAGTGAAGAAAGGTTCTGTATTCCTGAATGAGAGGTCGAGTGCTAATAGATCCTATTCGGAGGGCATTGTGCTACCCTTCGGAGATACACAGGCGCGTATTCGACACGATGCATACGGATATCTACATATTGTAGTGACGAGGGGAAATGTATGTCCACCCCCAGTGGTGGCTACACACCGTCCGCATCTGATTGCCGCACATACGGTCGACTCGCAACTACATTTGCAACTCGCAAATGTACCTGAAGAAGATACAGAACTGGTCTATTATGACGAATTGAGGGGCGGCCCGCAACTGCTTGCAGTTAGCCAAGAAATAGAGACCCCGACTCAACAGATCCAAGAGTATATAATCGATTTCTCGAACAAATCCATTGCGAATAATCTTTACACAGGGGAACATGATCTTCGGCTGAAGGGAAAATTCTCTTGCTGGGAAGAGGCAGAATCCGTTCTGACAGCCAGGACATTTCGCGAAGATCTAACAGTAGAGAATCTTAAAGTGATGTTGTACTGTGATGAACGATGTATTCTGACCCTGCGCACGGAAAGCCTTTGGGATGAGGACTCCAACAGCGATGATAGACGCAGGTATCATCGCAGACATACATATCGGACTTACAGAGAACTTCCTTTAGACGAAAAGACAATTCTGTTCGAAGCCTATTGGGGGGCGAAATACCAGTGCAATCCACGCTATTTATACGAATATATTGATAAGCACCATCCGGAATATACTTGTGTTTGGTCGTTGGAAGACGAGAGGACCCCAATCACTGGAAATGGTCTCCGTGTCCGCAAATACTCCAAAGAATACTATCGATATCTGGCCACAACAAAGTATCTAGTCAACAACGTTAATTTTGAAAATGCGTATGTAAAAAGAAAGGGACAGATCGAGATCCAGACCATGCACGGCACCCCATATAAGAGCCTGGGTTTCGACGTAACGGGAGACTTTCCTACAGAGAAACATAAGATCAAATACTTGAAACGCAACAAGCGTTGGAATTACCTGATTGTTCAGGGTAAGTTCAGCGAAGAGATGGCGTGGCAGTGGTTCCGATTTGATAAGACTTTCCTGAGAACAGGATACCCGCGGACGGATGAACTCTTCGCCGTTTCAGAAGAAAAACGCCGGTTCCTCAAAGAAAAGTTAGGGTTGCCACAGAATAAGGATATCATCCTGTATGCGCCTACCTTCCGGCAGGAAGGCGTATATGAAATGCCGCTAGATCTGGAAAGAATGCGTAAGGAACTATCGGACCGATACGTTCTTCTGATCAGACTTCACCATTTTGTAGCGAAGAGCTATCAGGTTCCGGCAGATAATTCCTTCATTTTTGATTTTGGAGGATACAACAACATCGAAGATCTGTTTAAAGTTACAGATCTTCTGATCACGGACTACTCCTCGATCATGTTTGATTTTGCACTCACAGGAAAGCCTATGATCTTCCATACCTATGATCTGGACGAATACGTGAACGATCTACGCGGCAGTTACTTTGATATTACAAAGGAAGCTCCAGGGATGATCACGAAAACGGATGAGGATCTTCTATCAGCTATATATGCGCTGGAGAGCGGCGAGATTCATAATGAATCCAGGATCGAACGCTTCCGAAACAAGTATCTTACCTACGAAAACAACGACTCGTCGAGGAAGGTTTTCCAAAAGGTCTTCGTGGAGGGCTATATCGAAAAGAATGTGGCCAGGAATCTGCGAATAAAGGCTGTAGTGAAGAGAATTCTTCCAAAGAAGCTGTTCGACAGGCTACGCGAACTCAGGAACACACAAAAAATATAA
- a CDS encoding CDP-glycerol glycerophosphotransferase family protein, with product MIEDMGDRELKLSVIVPMYNAEEYLKECLESIEKSIQGLEAEVLLIDDGSEDRTSEIALAFQHEHSRFRYYRKENGGPADAKNFGISRAKGKYLAFTDSDDLVTENMYRNMIRAADYHQADLTIVNLVRFNSKRIWGSGLHKRVFNNLKKTVTHIRECDNLIYDTTAANRMIRRDFWEKNGFQYPKGWLFEDMPIALEMHCRANRVAIVHEVGYLWRVRDGESASITQNNSSINNLKHRTAMYDRMFRFVDKEEDGQRLKTLLKEKILSFDFSFYINEMENMTPENKTAYRDLICDFLYRHYDGTELSSLPVITLQKYEYLIAKDYEKLEKTIAYHRKYYSKATIQKADAGYRFELPEDVFTIPKRLANDDFRWYTPNYYTSDICWNGRELRITGHVYIPRVDIRTPANLKIQVFLLETVSGRIIELPTDRFQNTKLSGIRGFVYNDSDKTTKEYNYDGTGFIGTLRLDMLPADQNEEYMVFVEYDHVLCQGCLALDEQETWQTEYSDGMELYDDVCRVKITHDAHGAIIINSSVVRQEDRVLLPSESVSHNKFFVDKVNVEGKELCLSLVVPKDCRDAIGKMKLCYKDRLLASHIDIAETTYDGTDKLCFRIDFTSSAILQPLYSGKFFLEIEYDKRGKHTYSYIDSLHKEKGRVTTDSLEVMIFGDHSNRLTLYTRTLWDSESNSGEKRRYLKKEVYPSLRKLPLDSQCVLFEEYDGKIPQHAPARFYEYLTENHPEFKCIWVLEDDRIPVGRGGLRVRKNSKEYYYYLATAKYLVSNIGFGKGFIKRSSQIEIIMPESYPLHCLETDAVASYQLSQKNKAIEKRVSHCDYLVVAGNYSAQQARKWKSFRGALIKASVQYSDTTEPVEKIKSRLHIPGDKRIVTYAPGYRPKEDDRTCLDLLALQTALGDEYCIITFFDHIDKRIADTACIIDLSNYRRTEDIIAITDVLVTDYSFTMFYAISVNKPIVIYIGDLDSNENIPEDECFELEKNAPGAIVKTPEQLEKAIRIARDEHVRFTEDTHSFKKNYGAFEGESSFDTVYSKCFIDKNKSKRRNFTTKLQRLWRKVRIHSR from the coding sequence ATGATTGAGGATATGGGCGACCGCGAATTAAAACTAAGCGTTATAGTCCCAATGTATAATGCGGAAGAGTATCTGAAAGAGTGTCTCGAGTCGATCGAGAAAAGCATTCAAGGGCTAGAGGCAGAGGTTCTGCTTATTGATGACGGTTCAGAAGATCGGACTTCGGAAATTGCGCTTGCATTTCAACATGAGCATTCTCGATTCAGATACTATCGAAAAGAAAATGGAGGGCCTGCTGATGCTAAGAATTTTGGAATCAGCAGAGCAAAAGGCAAATATCTTGCCTTTACAGATTCCGATGATCTTGTGACAGAGAATATGTATCGCAACATGATTCGTGCTGCTGATTATCACCAGGCTGACCTCACCATTGTCAATCTGGTGCGTTTTAATTCAAAGAGGATATGGGGTTCAGGGCTTCATAAGAGAGTGTTTAATAATCTCAAGAAAACAGTAACCCATATCCGAGAGTGTGACAATCTAATATACGACACTACTGCAGCAAATCGCATGATCCGCCGAGATTTCTGGGAAAAGAATGGCTTTCAGTATCCAAAAGGCTGGTTGTTTGAAGACATGCCAATCGCTTTGGAAATGCATTGTCGTGCAAATCGAGTGGCGATCGTTCACGAAGTGGGATATTTATGGCGAGTGCGAGATGGTGAATCAGCCTCTATCACACAGAATAATTCCTCAATCAATAATCTAAAACACAGAACAGCCATGTATGATCGCATGTTTCGTTTTGTTGACAAGGAAGAAGATGGGCAGCGGTTAAAAACACTCTTGAAAGAAAAGATTCTCTCTTTCGATTTCTCTTTCTATATCAATGAAATGGAAAACATGACCCCGGAAAACAAAACCGCATACCGGGATTTGATCTGTGATTTTTTATACAGGCACTATGACGGAACAGAATTGTCATCACTTCCAGTCATTACGCTGCAAAAATATGAGTACCTGATTGCAAAAGATTACGAAAAGTTAGAGAAGACAATCGCATACCATCGGAAATACTACAGCAAAGCAACTATTCAGAAAGCAGATGCAGGCTATCGTTTCGAGTTACCCGAGGATGTATTCACTATTCCGAAAAGGCTGGCGAACGATGACTTCAGATGGTATACACCGAATTATTACACTTCCGACATTTGCTGGAACGGAAGAGAATTGAGAATAACCGGGCATGTGTACATCCCTCGGGTGGACATTAGAACACCGGCGAACTTGAAGATACAGGTTTTTCTTTTAGAAACAGTTTCTGGACGGATCATTGAGTTGCCTACAGATCGATTTCAGAACACAAAACTAAGTGGAATACGTGGTTTTGTGTACAATGATTCGGACAAAACAACAAAAGAATACAATTATGACGGAACCGGATTCATCGGGACCCTTCGTTTAGATATGCTTCCTGCAGATCAAAACGAAGAGTATATGGTGTTCGTGGAATACGATCATGTGCTTTGCCAAGGCTGTCTGGCCCTTGACGAGCAAGAGACTTGGCAGACTGAGTATTCAGATGGAATGGAATTATATGATGATGTATGCAGAGTGAAAATCACCCATGATGCACATGGAGCAATAATAATAAATTCAAGCGTAGTCAGGCAAGAAGACAGGGTTTTATTACCGTCAGAAAGCGTATCTCATAACAAATTTTTCGTGGACAAAGTAAATGTGGAAGGAAAAGAGCTTTGCCTTTCTCTGGTTGTTCCCAAAGACTGTCGTGATGCGATAGGGAAAATGAAATTATGCTACAAAGACAGATTACTGGCAAGCCATATTGACATTGCCGAAACAACATATGATGGAACTGATAAGCTCTGTTTTCGAATTGATTTCACGAGTTCTGCAATCTTACAGCCGTTATATTCCGGGAAGTTCTTTCTGGAGATCGAATACGATAAACGAGGAAAGCACACATATTCGTACATTGATTCTCTGCACAAGGAAAAAGGAAGAGTAACAACGGACTCTTTGGAAGTAATGATTTTTGGGGATCATTCTAACAGACTGACTCTATATACACGTACGTTGTGGGATAGTGAATCGAATAGTGGAGAGAAAAGAAGATATCTTAAGAAAGAAGTATACCCTTCTCTTAGAAAACTCCCCCTCGATTCCCAGTGCGTTTTATTCGAAGAATACGACGGAAAAATACCCCAGCATGCGCCTGCAAGGTTTTACGAATACCTGACCGAGAATCATCCGGAGTTTAAGTGTATCTGGGTACTGGAAGACGACAGAATTCCTGTTGGGAGAGGTGGACTACGGGTACGTAAAAACTCGAAAGAGTATTACTACTATCTTGCAACTGCTAAATACTTAGTCAGCAATATTGGCTTTGGAAAAGGTTTTATAAAAAGATCCTCGCAGATTGAAATTATCATGCCAGAATCTTATCCTTTGCATTGTTTAGAAACAGATGCAGTCGCAAGTTATCAACTGAGCCAAAAGAATAAAGCAATAGAAAAGAGAGTATCTCATTGCGATTATTTAGTCGTGGCAGGGAACTATAGTGCGCAACAGGCTCGGAAATGGAAGTCTTTTAGAGGCGCTCTGATAAAAGCCTCCGTTCAATACAGTGACACAACAGAACCCGTTGAGAAAATCAAATCGAGGCTGCATATCCCGGGTGACAAGCGAATTGTAACATACGCGCCAGGATACCGCCCGAAGGAAGATGATCGGACCTGTTTAGATTTGCTTGCTCTTCAGACAGCTTTGGGCGATGAGTATTGCATAATTACGTTCTTTGATCATATCGACAAAAGAATCGCAGACACAGCTTGTATTATCGACTTGAGTAATTACCGACGGACAGAAGACATCATTGCAATTACAGACGTTCTGGTGACGGATTATTCGTTCACCATGTTTTATGCGATATCTGTTAACAAACCGATAGTCATTTATATAGGGGATCTTGATTCCAACGAAAACATCCCGGAAGACGAGTGTTTTGAGCTGGAGAAGAATGCACCAGGTGCGATTGTGAAGACGCCAGAACAGTTAGAGAAGGCAATTCGTATAGCACGGGATGAACATGTCAGGTTTACAGAAGATACCCACAGTTTCAAAAAGAACTACGGCGCCTTTGAAGGCGAGTCATCGTTTGACACAGTATATAGCAAGTGCTTTATTGACAAAAACAAGTCAAAACGACGCAATTTCACGACGAAACTTCAGCGGTTGTGGCGAAAAGTGAGAATTCATTCCAGGTAA
- a CDS encoding 2-C-methyl-D-erythritol 4-phosphate cytidylyltransferase, which translates to MKKMKIYGIVVAGGTGTRMGNAEKPKQFLHIGDKPILVHTMEKFYINSRLDKILVLCPEPWISYTKDLLEKYLPDSNQYVVLQGGRLRNDTIMNAIQYIEENYGLEEDTYVITHDAVRPFITQRVLEENMAFAQTGQPCDTVIPATDTLVESIDGETISQIPNRANYYQGQTPQSFRAKEFKELYNSLTEDEKESLTDATKVFVIKGKQVALVMGETFNIKVTYPYDLQLAETLLRGGK; encoded by the coding sequence ATGAAGAAAATGAAAATATACGGTATTGTCGTGGCAGGGGGTACCGGTACAAGAATGGGAAATGCGGAGAAACCAAAGCAGTTTCTTCATATCGGAGACAAGCCCATTCTGGTTCATACGATGGAAAAGTTCTACATAAACAGCAGGTTGGATAAAATCCTTGTGCTCTGTCCGGAACCATGGATTTCTTACACAAAAGACCTCCTGGAAAAATATCTGCCGGACAGTAATCAGTATGTGGTATTGCAAGGTGGACGCTTGAGAAATGATACGATCATGAATGCAATCCAGTATATTGAGGAAAATTATGGTCTGGAAGAGGACACTTATGTCATTACACATGACGCCGTTCGTCCGTTCATTACGCAACGTGTTTTGGAAGAGAACATGGCCTTTGCTCAGACAGGGCAGCCATGTGATACCGTAATTCCAGCTACCGACACTTTAGTTGAAAGCATTGATGGGGAAACGATCTCGCAAATTCCAAATCGCGCCAATTACTATCAGGGGCAAACCCCTCAGAGTTTCCGAGCGAAGGAATTCAAGGAATTATATAATAGTTTGACCGAGGACGAGAAAGAGTCGTTGACGGATGCTACCAAAGTGTTCGTGATAAAAGGGAAACAAGTGGCACTTGTGATGGGAGAAACTTTCAATATTAAAGTGACGTATCCATATGATCTTCAGTTAGCAGAAACATTGTTGAGAGGAGGGAAGTAG